The Vanrija pseudolonga chromosome 1, complete sequence genomic sequence ACCACGGCTCCTAGTTGCTCCCCTTGTAATAATTCTGACACCTTGCACGGCGAGGGGTAGGTAATGCACGAGGGGGTGGCGCCGTTGCGGCCATCAAACAGCTCAATTAGCCCGCACATGCTCCCCTACATTCCAGAACAGACATTGCAACAAATGATCGCCGTGCCAGGGTTGTCTGGTCCCACTTTACATATAGTAGCAGCTCTAAACCCAAAGTAGTCGAGGTCACTCGGTCCTAATATGCACATCCGGTACCAGCTCAagccttgagcgcctcaacctccttcttgatcgccgccgcgatggcggccgcagcctcggccgtcttgaCACGGAGGAGGAAGGGCTTCATGCTGCCGGCAAGGTCAAAGCCTAAGAACTTCATGTTGTTCCCCTCGGCCGTTGGTTCAAGAGACTTGCCGACAGCCATGTTCTGGGCACGGGTTAGATTGATCGACGCAGATGGTATGATCGACGGCCACTCACAAGAACAACCGACCCGCTTCCGTCGGCGCGCATCAACAAACGCCTCTTGCCGGTGGCCTTGTTGCTCTTCAACTTGAATTGTCCCAGACCGACGACAACGTacttgccgtcctcgagcttgtgCAGCTTGCCTCTCTGCTCGGCAATggtctcctcgccctcctcaccctcgccaaCAGTGTCAGCGAGGTTCTTGGTGACCTCGATCGGCTCAGCGGCCGTAGCAGGAACAGGAGCCGCCGGGGAGGATGACGCTGGAGTTGATGACGAAGCACCGCCAAACGAGAACGGGGCAGCTGCTGGGGTCGAAAGAGTCTGCGAGAAGGCGAACGGCTTGGCACCACcagcaggtgcaggtgcggccgagctcgagccaaAGCTGAACGCAGACGatccgccggcgccgccgctgctacCGAACGAGAACGCAGCCGCCTTGGGAGGCGACTTGGTGCCTGCCGCCGGtgtgctgccgctgctgcttgctccAAAGCTGAATCCGGCGCTGGCTCCAGCGGGCGAGCCAAACGAGAAGCCTCCCTTGGCGGGTGGGCTGGTGGCAGTTGTACTGGCAGGAGTCGCCTTGGCACCGCCAAATGACAACTGTGGGTTGCTGCCGTCGGGGCCAAActtgccgagcttggccgGAGGCTCGCCTGCACTCGTTGTTGAAGCTGATGGAACAAAGGTCTTGCTGCCAGGCGTGGTGGGAGCaagcggcgccgacggggcAAACGAGAACAGCGAACCAGACTTTGCAGGCgtggagacggcggcgggtgccTCAGGCTCCTTCACCTTGCTTGCGGCATCATCCTCAGCCAAGATGTCAGCTGCGAGCTGGTTAGCCGCCGACGAAGCCTTCTTCGGTGCCTCAGTGGCTGCAGGATCACCAAAGCTGAACGGCTTGGCCGCAGCAGGAGCTGCAGGAGCAGACGACGATGTAGCAGGCTGTCCGAACGAGAGAGGGGCAGCTGGCGGTTTGGCAGGGGCGGGGGCTGAGACAGCAGGTGGAGCAGCAGAACCGTTGGTCTTCTCCGCATCAGCCTTGGGCGTCCAgccggccttggccgcaGCCGCATCTAGGTGCGCCTCGTACTGTGACAGGAGGCCCGGCAGCGCCTTGGTGAGGTTCAGGAACTCATTGCTGTTCAGCTCGTGCGACACGAACGACAGGAACGCGTTGTTGAGACCGCGGAGCGAAGTGTAGTAGGAGACCTCTCCCTCGACCGGCGGTGTCGCCTGCGAGGGCCCGGGCCCAGATGAGGAGCGGAATGCTGGGGCAGCGGGCGCGATCGGGGACTTTGGGTTCCCAGAAgatggagcgcgcgcggcggggagggaAGAGAGTGatggggcggcggctgcaggcgccggggcagcagcggccggcgcagcagcctTCGGCGCGCCAAACGAGAAGCCTCCGAACGCCTTaggaggagcagcggcagctggGGCGGGCTCGACCTCCTTCGGGGGTGCGATGGGGGCGGTCTCTGCAGGCTTCTTTCCGAACGTGAACTGGGcagtgggcggcgcgaccggcgcagcggccgcagGAGCCGGAGTCGCGGCTGGCGCCTTGCCAAACGAGAAGCCGCcgaacggcgccggcgcggccgcagcggccttTGGTGGCTCAGCAGCAGGTGCGGCGGGCTTGCCGAACGAGAAGCCGCCAAAAGCCGGGGGtggggccgccgccgccgccggagcagcagcggcagcaggcTTGGCTCCGAACGAGAAGCCGCTGCTTCCGGCACCGTTGCTGGCGCTGAACCCGAACgacggtgtcgacgacgacgcagtcgcggcggcgggtgcaCCGAAGCCGCCAAAGCCTGATGTCGATGGGGCTGGAGCTCCGGGCGCAGCCTGGGCcggtgagcgcgagcacaaCAATAGCCTTCCTTGTCAActcacctcggcggcgggggcagcgccCTTGCGCTTTGGAAGCCCGCGGATCCTGTCACTGTTAGCAGCTGATCCATCTACAGACGTGAGCTGCACGTACTGCCTGCCCGCGATGGGCCTGAgtgcctcctcgcgctgtcCCGGCTGCGTGGGGGTCAGCTCTGGTAAAACCTGGCGCCTAGGCGCAGTCACGCACGTCGTCTCCGTCCGACTCGTGGTCGTCCTTTGTCAGCTGGTTGTCGGCTCCTCGCTTGGCCATCTCTGCTGCTGTCTCTGTCGTTAGAGCTGTGCGGGGGCAAGACTTGGTGGATGTTGTGTTGCACGAGCAGTcactgcgcgcgcaccacaAGCAAGGCCTGCAGAACCAGCAACAGCTCGACGCCCTTCGAAATCCGTTCTGACTGCCACGTGGGTTTGATTCCGTCTGCCCAGGCAGTCAATGTGGTGACGACAGCGGGGGCGACTGCGACGCGCCGTCCATCGAttcaagcagcagcacaaggCAATCCAGTGCAATCCAGCTCACAGTGTCGGTCAGCATCGTCTCCCTCTTGCAACAACAATCAACTCGTCTTGCAACAGCACTCTCACTCACAAACGTGCCAGTCTAGCCCATACACAGGCTGGAGAGCGTATCTTCGTCCCTCCCTGTGAGCCGCTCAGCCTAGCGCTGATCGACAAGGTGGGTAGCGGATGTCAACATTCaaccttcctcctcgccagaTAACACGGCTGACGAGAGCAGGCTCCACCATCATGACTGCGACCAACAATAACGAGCTGCGAAGCTCCCCACCATCACGGAGGACATCTGTGGCTGAGCAGGGCGCAGCGTCCGACTCTGGGGCCGGCCCGTCGTCCTCCAGACGTCCGTTGCCACCTCGTCCAGCTGGCCCTCGCAGCCCAGAGCGCTCGGGATCTATCCACACGTCGTACACGGTCACcccagctccagctccaaCGCAGTCGCCTGCCTCTGTGGCCCCGCCTGCCCCTCTCGCTCCCGTCAGCAGCTACCCTACGCCTCTGCCAGCCCCTCCAGGAATACCAGAGCTGCCTTCCCTCCTCCCGGTTGAAGGAGCCCCTGACACGGACGTTACCGTCACTGTTGCGCCGATCGACTCGTCTCCGCTGGTTTCTTTGCATGACACCGAGCTCCCAGCGTACGAATACCGGTCTCCCGAGGCTGTTATCGAGAGCATCGATGAGCCATCGGCCTCCAACCTGCCGCCGGGGGTGCtggccgagcacgtcgccgacgatgacgacgacgtggacTTTGTTCACCGCGAATGGGCAGCGGGGGGCAACAATGGTGGCAACGCGCGGCTCAGCGGCATGGACGTGGACCTCGATTCTTCCACGTTCGTGCCAGCCATTCCTGAACGGCCACAGATCGGCCCCGGCGTGCTGGCTAGGCGCTGGCTGGAAGGGATCCACCCTCACCACGTTTATCAACCTATTATCACCGAGCTCCCCAAGCCACCATTGCCCAAGACGCCATCGAGGCAGCCGACGCTCTCGGACGAAACGGCTGGATCTCCTCCGTCCGCTGGGGCTGGAGGAGCGGAGCCTCCTGCTCCCTCACCCACAGTCGCGCCGCTTACTCTCGACGACGTGTTTGCGGCCCTCCCAGGCGGCAAGGAGCACCACCACGAGTGGTACTTCTGCCCCGATTGCTGGGGATGGCTCCATGTCACCATGGGCAGCGGTGACATCCCAGGCATCCTCGATATGGAGGAATGGGAGAAGAAAGCGGAGTTTGGCAGCCAGCTCGACCGTGAGAAGTCACGGACAGGCCGACTGGCGCAGCTATCCCGACTGAAGGACATTGCGACATCGCGCTCAGTGCCGGTCAAAAACCAGCACCACTTCCACAGCTTTTACAATCTTATCCTGCCAACCGCCGAGCGACGCATTGACCGCGTTCAACCGGAGGGGTACAAGGACGCCTTTTCGCACTTGGATCTCAGCTACggcgccccgcccgccgagctcgttgaGTTCAAGGACTTCTCGAATAACGCGGCGCTCTGGGTCAGCTGCTCGTCGGACGCATGGGTCTTCATCGATCAAGGCCCATTCCCAGGTCAAATCCCCGTCGGGCTGGTCCAGGAGTTcacggccgagaagaaggagaacCCCAATGTCGGAGTGGACAGGTACCAGAGCGTGGTGGACGCTTGGAGTTTGATCATTACGCTTCTCCAGAATCCGCTGTTTAGAGGCAACCGTGGCTGGGTCAAGCTGGAGAATAAGACATTCAGCTCCAAGATCGGGGCATCACTAAGATCGTGGGTATACTCGCAACAAGACCCTTCTGACATCAGTTCCCATCTCCTGGAGCGCGTGGGCTTTGGGTGCAAGCTGGAGGATGAAGGATACAGAGTCGGGCCGTTTGCCCAGGGCGACCTCATCACGGACGAGCATGTTGCCCAGATGAGTGCCTACATGGCCCGCACCTGGGTCGAGGTGACACTCTGGCTTCAGCATTACCAGCGCCTGAATGGTGAGTAAAGCGAGAGGATCCGGCGCTAACAATCAGGCCTTGGATTGTCGTCCGAGTGGATCCGCAGCAAGACTCTTGGCGAAGACCTGGATCGTTTGCTTCACGTCTCCAAGCTTCCTCAAAGTAAGTAGATCCTGGAGGGACCATCCACTCACTAGCAGAATCGCTGCCGTACTCGGGAGACCTGTACCAAGCCCTCGGTACGCTTGGCGCGTCCATCCACGATGTCCCGTCGACTATCGAGGATGGCTACGACCTGCAGGTATCCGACGATGCCCAACGAACGCCATACtacctcggcgcgcttgagAGGGTAGCGAAGGCCCCAGGTCCAGGGAGCGACACGCTACAGATTCGTGTGGCGACAGAGCGGTCGATGGACCGGTACACGGATGGTGAGCAAATGATACTTGCGGTCCTGACACCACCCAGAGGACATCGACGAGGCATACAGCCTCATCGGATGTACCCCTGAACACTGCTCAACCATCATGGTTGAGCGTGAAGAGATGCCGGTCGAGCACCTGCTGGATCTTCATCGCACTGCCATGTCGTCAGCTTCCGATAGCAGGCGCCCCGACATCAGCCGCGCGCTGTTCATCATTGGCAAAGACCGCGGCAACGACATGATGGTCCAGCTGGGCAAGAACGGCGGATCGTACCTCTCTCTCGATCAAGCGTACCGCGAGTTCAACCTCTCGCGAGACATCCCGATTGACGATGAGATGCTCATCATGACCTATGATGGCTGGATCTCGGATAGACCATCTCGCGCGGACCACTACCGCATGGCACTGTCAATTATCGCCAATGCGCCTGGAGAAGAAAGACCAGTGCTTCAGGCATACTTGTCGGGTAAGGACATCTCCGAGTTCCAAGGCCCTGTTCGTCGAGATCTACCTGCCGGACTGAGGAACATCGGCAACACCTGCTATCTGAACTCGGTCCTCCAGTTCCTCTACACCGTCAAGCCTGTTCGCGATGCTGTCACCAACTTCGAACAGTCGTTGATCAGCATGActggggacgacgaggactcTGCCAAGAACAAGGAGAAGCTGCTGAAGGTCCAGTCCTCTCAGCGCTTCGTGCGACACCTCAAGGACCTCTTCAATGAGATGTACACGACAGACCGCACTGCCGTCGTTCCGCAGGAAGAGCTAGCTCGTCTGGCTATTCTCCCCATTGACCTCGTTGGAGAGCGTGCGCCCGCGTCTGCGCCGAAGGGGCGTGTGACGATCGACTCGTTGCCGACAGTCCTGTCGCCCATTTCATCGAACGCCGCCACTGCAGCTGGCGACTCTGGACCACCGACACCGCAGTCGATTGACTACTCCCCTCCTTCGAGCCCGCCTCCTGGTGCCCGCCCACTCGTAGAGACCCCGGACAGGCGCACGTCCGTTCTGGGAAAGCGCGCTAGCCAGGACAGAGAATCGGCGTTTGGTGGCTCGGAGGAGCGTCTACGCAGGTTGACGGACGACAGGAGCGATATGATCGAGTTGGACTCACCCACCGAGGCAACTGTTAGTCCACCGGAGACCAATGAAGACGTGGAGATGGTCCCCATCTCTCGCTCAAGCACGACCGACCTGGGCATTCCCAGCGGCTTATCAACGCTTGAGCTGACCTCGCCCATGACTGAGGAGCCCCCGACGCCTCTGACGGCTCTGCCTACCCGAGCGGCAACTGGAATTGCGACACCAGAGGACTCGCCGCCTCATGTGCCAGCCCCATTgccagcccccgccgccgcgccgcagcgaaAGGCCCCTCCACCGCTTCCACCCAGGCGCCCTTCCATGGCGCTTGTGGCAGCGGAGAAGTTTGGTCTGCAgcaggacgccgccgagattCTCATCAACGtccttgcgcagctcgaaTATGCCTTTGACCGTCAGTCTGATGACCAGGGCCATGAGCTGCCCAACTTGATTCAGAGGTGAGTTTGCCTTTATGGTTTGGGGACTAACTCTCGTTAGCCTCTTCTCGTCCAAGTTCCAGCAACAAATGTCGCTTGAATCGACTGATGGTTCACCTCCCCAGACGAATGAGCCCGTGGAGTCTGTCTTTGTCCACCCCATCATtggtgtcgaggaggacggcaaggacctGTACGACTGCCTGTCCGAGCTGTACCTCGGAGGCGCTGAGATCGAGtacgagggcaagaagggaTTCAAGATGGACCTCATTGACGAGTTGCCACCGCTGTTGTACATCCAGATGAGGGTGAGTCGTCACCACCCTGCTCAACCTAACTCCGCAGCGCTCGCAGTACGACCCCATCAAACGAGCACAGACCAAGACGAACACGCACATTCCGTTCGGACGCAAGCTGATCATGGACCGGttcttggcgagcgcggacCCGGCCAAGAGGCAGCGCTCTATCACGCTTACGCGTGAGATGATGCAGATGAGGGCGAGACGCCACGAGCTCAAGAACCACAAGCCAATGGCCATTGCGGAAACGTTCCGGTTTGTGCGCGAGGCACTGTCAACCGATGCGGCCAAGGCGATTCTTGCGAGCACGGACGATTCCGCAGTCACCCCCGACCTGCTCGAAGCACTTGGTCTTGAGGCTTCGGCtgcggacgaggagattgccaACATTGAGGCGAGACTTCctgaggccaaggaggagtTGGAGCGGCTGTGGGCCAACGACAACACGACCGAGTACGAGCTCGTGTCTGTGTTTGTGCACGGTGGCACTGGCACGGGAGGTCACTACTGGACATACCAGGCGGACCTGCCGCgtgatggtgagtggtgatTCATTCTGACTATGGCACTGACGCCCAGGCGACAAATACTTTTACtacagcgacgaggtggtcaaGGACGTTCCCGCGACCGATGTCTTCAGCGACAAGTCGGCGCAGGGTGTCAGCCCAGCGCTGTTGTGCTATGTGCGCAAGGACCGCAGCCTGGTGGACACGTTGCACCGTGCGGCGGCTCCcgcggagggggaggcggtggcgaAGGCGGCGGAGACTGCGTCGACGGGAGGttggtgagggtgagggaAGGGGGCCCAATTGGGGCTAGACAACATGACTGtacacacacatacacaccacaacacccacACATACAAGCGGAGCATGAATTGTGACAATTACAGCCATCAATTGCGAGAGAAATGGATACCGAGGAACTAGTGGTGCGGCGAGGACCTGACTGACACGTTCTCAGCGTCACAGCGGGCAGGAACTGACTTGGCGGACGGACAAGCAGCGGCGCGATTCATTCAGAGAAAACGGAGCGCGTAACGGCAGCACGAAACGGCACGGCGCCAAGCAAGCCGATCTGATCTGATTCCCATCGccggcgttgtcgtcgtggtcgccgcagtcgtcgtggtcgatTCCAAGCTGGTGCCTCGGtgacgccgcgtcgtcgccgtgctgtAAGCCGTGTCGCTgtgtcgcggcgccgctTCGTTTCCCCGGTGTCCGATATCGGCTgttcctcgtcgctgcggcgcgcagaacctgcagctcggcgtgccgctgttcctcgtcgcgacgacggcggtggcggcgtcacTTGCTCTCTACGCTGGCagctagccagccagccagccagccaggcatGAGTCTAAAAGCTGCCTCACAACCAACACCGCTGTCGACGAACGCGTCGCTACacccgctcgacgcgttcccAGCCCCAACCCCAAACTGCCACGCCACATCTGCATGCCAGATCTGCTCCACCAACCAAACCCATGCCACCCCCATGCCACGCCAGCTCGCTCCACACATGGCACGCGGCATTCGGCAAAGCATTCCACACGGCCACACGGAACGGCGAGCGAatggccgcgtcgacgacgacgcctgcATTGCATGCCTCCCTCACTCGCTCTCAGCGCCGTGTCTCGCTTCTCTCGGCATCAggtcgtgcgcgacgagtcgCGCTCCTCTCGCCTCATCGCTCTCGGCATGGCTGGCCCGCCCCATCCATCAAGTACATACCCATCAGCTGACGCTCTCGGCAGATTAGATTGCCTGAGCGACTAAGCCTGCCagcctgcgcgagcgcgcgtgtCTTTGGCCgatggggctggggctgggctggACGACGTGGTGTACGTGTACTCACAGCACGCCGTACGCCGTGTAGTAcatggccgcgccgctcgcttcCCACGTCAcggcgtcgcctcgccgaTTGGATACCCCGGCGACAGAGACCCGCTGGCACCAGCCCAGCTGGAGGGGAGGCACCAGCGACGCCCCCAGCTAACGCCGGGACGTgttcgcgtcgtcgttgtgtcGCGCATCGGGCCACCACTCCACCCCGTGAGGCATGTTCGGACGCGGCTGTCGTCTATGAAATGATGGCGGCTAGCCTCCCGGGTCTGTCTGGGCTCGACTGTCTGTCATCTGACTGATTTTTTGGCCAGCCCGGCCAACGACGCTAGTCCCCGCACTGCGCCTGACACTGCGCCTGGATATCTCATGACAAGGAGGCCAGGAGCCAGGAGCCGGCGCGTTTCATGCGACGTaacggcgccagcgtgcAGTGGAGCTCACTCTGCGTCGTGGGAACGGTGATGAAACGCCGAAACAGCCCGCGACTGGTCGAGTTCCTGGCGCGAACGCGGCTCGTTACTCCCGCGACACGGACACCGTCAGTCAGGCCGTCAGCCTCGGTCGGAGCTGTCAttgcgctgcgctgcccttgcgccgcgccgccccgcgccggccggcgcgctccaCTCTCTCGGCGAACAGAGCCCCTGTCGACCTCCGTGGGAGCCCGCCCTGCGGTGACTACCGCGGTGCGAGCAGGAACGGGGTGgacgttggcgacgaggggcagCAGTGCCGCCACTCCTAATGATTTAGACGGGCTCCGAGGCACACGGCAAAGTAACGAGCACGGAGAGtactcgccgagcgcatgCATGTTaatggccgcggcggcggaaaGAGATCAGGCGTCGCATTCAGGCTCGACTTTGTCCCCGCTGGTGTTCTGCCATGCGACGAGGTCCATCTGGACGAGTTTTCACTGGGTCAGTCTGCTTTTCGGAAACAATATGCGGGAAGAATAGTCTGTCCTGGACTGGCCTTCAGCTGCCTTGGGTCCTCTGCCTGGCGCGGAGAGTTTCGGAGGAATGTAGAGTTGCGACTCGAGGGCCACGAAACAGAGTTCCAGCGGAATGAAAGGGGCAGGTACAGTGGCAGGAACAATGTCTGTCACCCAGTAAGGAGGTGAGCAGCGCTCTTTCCCGCCCTGTCGCTGCCACTTTGTCGCGGGACGCACCAAGGTTGACAGCATTACCAAAACCAAGGTTCAccctcgttgtcgtcgtggtcgtcgacgactggACGTACAGGTTGCTTGGCCTGTCCTCACCAGTCAGCTGGACTGCCACCGCTGACCTCTACCCGAGTAACAAGCTACGGCATGCACTCACTCGTTTCCATTGATGAAACATAGGGAAGTGACCCAGTGGCCAGAGCCACCCAGCTGCTGCCGTGACGTCGTGGCCGTCCCTGATTCAAGGGCTCAAAGGGCCATATTACTGCATGTCACGCCTCCGCCTGGCCCCTGTAGATCTTTTTTTCGCAGAGGCAGGCAAATGTCAGAGCACGCCAGCAGAGGTCGGGGAAACCGAGGCAGATCGGACACGGAGCAAAGTAGACAGCCAAGCGCTTGCTTAATGAAACCAACCTTTGCCGTGGCTGCGGACCAACGAGCACTGTCGATTGGCCAGCAGGCCAAATAAGACGTGGCGGCCCGCTAAGGCGTAAGCGTTTCGTCTGGTGGCGTAATGTGGCTTTCGAGATGCGTTAAATGCTCTCCGAGACAttgtggcggcgcgtggcgagCGTTTCGGTGCAACGCTAGCCATGTGCTGGAGCGAGCAAGCGCTGGGAGCGCTGGAGCAAGCGTCTGCGGGAACTGCTCGTGCATCTCGCCCAGTGGACCACCAGATGTCGGCCAATGTCGACATGTCGGGACAGCGTTACACCACCGCGACCCCCCAAATTTCATGCTGGCCAGATCCTCGTCCATGACCACACAGCTGATCTCATCGTCTCTCACGTAGCTCTGGAGGGTGAGCTTAATCGACCCGTTCCTGGTCCCAACAAAACGCAGAGAGAAAAACGAGAAAAAAAGGCCGCAGGCGTTGCAGGCGGGCAGGCAGACCTCGTTGCCGGGTATGCCCGCCCAGCCCTTGAATCGAGGTACGACACTCAATCTTGACATCCCTCtctcgggctgggcggctcCCACGCGCAGAGGGTGGATGTCGGCTGCCGCGGTGGCCGGCAGGACTGGGTTCGTGCGTGTGCAGTGCAGTGCTGCAGCATGgttgcccacccacccatgATGATGACCCACTGGCCCGCATGACctgacccacccaccgcttGCTGTCGTGGCCGTTGCCGAGAGTCGTCTTGTCCGCGAGTCTCGGACGCCAGACGCCACGAGCAGTAAGCGTAAGTTGAAGCCAAGGCGTCGTCAGCTGCCAACTCATGCCATGACTTCGGTACGCTCCGGTGGGATAGATACGATCCAATCATGTCTGTCAACTACGTGCGTCGCATACCCAGCGGGACAGAGAGGGTtggggtggcggcggccgccttggccgtGGGGTGCCGCAATGCCGCTGGGTGGCCGccacgcgcggcgggcgtagaccgcgccgccgcggcagcgATCCCCCTCGTTTCCAGCTATCCAGAAAATCACAGTTCGTTCCACAGTGCGACAGAC encodes the following:
- the NUP152_1 gene encoding Nucleoporin, with amino-acid sequence MAKRGADNQLTKDDHESDGDDPGQREEALRPIAGRQYVQLTSVDGSAANSDRIRGLPKRKGAAPAAEAAPGAPAPSTSGFGGFGAPAAATASSSTPSFGFSASNGAGSSGFSFGAKPAAAAAPAAAAAPPPAFGGFSFGKPAAPAAEPPKAAAAAPAPFGGFSFGKAPAATPAPAAAAPVAPPTAQFTFGKKPAETAPIAPPKEVEPAPAAAAPPKAFGGFSFGAPKAAAPAAAAPAPAAAAPSLSSLPAARAPSSGNPKSPIAPAAPAFRSSSGPGPSQATPPVEGEVSYYTSLRGLNNAFLSFVSHELNSNEFLNLTKALPGLLSQYEAHLDAAAAKAGWTPKADAEKTNGSAAPPAVSAPAPAKPPAAPLSFGQPATSSSAPAAPAAAKPFSFGDPAATEAPKKASSAANQLAADILAEDDAASKVKEPEAPAAVSTPAKSGSLFSFAPSAPLAPTTPGSKTFVPSASTTSAGEPPAKLGKFGPDGSNPQLSFGGAKATPASTTATSPPAKGGFSFGSPAGASAGFSFGASSSGSTPAAGTKSPPKAAAFSFGSSGGAGGSSAFSFGSSSAAPAPAGGAKPFAFSQTLSTPAAAPFSFGGASSSTPASSSPAAPVPATAAEPIEVTKNLADTVGEGEEGEETIAEQRGKLHKLEDGKYVVVGLGQFKLKSNKATGKRRLLMRADGSGSVVLNMAVGKSLEPTAEGNNMKFLGFDLAGSMKPFLLRVKTAEAAAAIAAAIKKEVEALKA
- the NUP152_1 gene encoding Nucleoporin gives rise to the protein MAKRGADNQLTKDDHESDGDDPGQREEALRPIAGRQIRGLPKRKGAAPAAEAAPGAPAPSTSGFGGFGAPAAATASSSTPSFGFSASNGAGSSGFSFGAKPAAAAAPAAAAAPPPAFGGFSFGKPAAPAAEPPKAAAAAPAPFGGFSFGKAPAATPAPAAAAPVAPPTAQFTFGKKPAETAPIAPPKEVEPAPAAAAPPKAFGGFSFGAPKAAAPAAAAPAPAAAAPSLSSLPAARAPSSGNPKSPIAPAAPAFRSSSGPGPSQATPPVEGEVSYYTSLRGLNNAFLSFVSHELNSNEFLNLTKALPGLLSQYEAHLDAAAAKAGWTPKADAEKTNGSAAPPAVSAPAPAKPPAAPLSFGQPATSSSAPAAPAAAKPFSFGDPAATEAPKKASSAANQLAADILAEDDAASKVKEPEAPAAVSTPAKSGSLFSFAPSAPLAPTTPGSKTFVPSASTTSAGEPPAKLGKFGPDGSNPQLSFGGAKATPASTTATSPPAKGGFSFGSPAGASAGFSFGASSSGSTPAAGTKSPPKAAAFSFGSSGGAGGSSAFSFGSSSAAPAPAGGAKPFAFSQTLSTPAAAPFSFGGASSSTPASSSPAAPVPATAAEPIEVTKNLADTVGEGEEGEETIAEQRGKLHKLEDGKYVVVGLGQFKLKSNKATGKRRLLMRADGSGSVVLNMAVGKSLEPTAEGNNMKFLGFDLAGSMKPFLLRVKTAEAAAAIAAAIKKEVEALKA
- the ubp2 gene encoding putative ubiquitin carboxyl-terminal hydrolase 2, which encodes MTATNNNELRSSPPSRRTSVAEQGAASDSGAGPSSSRRPLPPRPAGPRSPERSGSIHTSYTVTPAPAPTQSPASVAPPAPLAPVSSYPTPLPAPPGIPELPSLLPVEGAPDTDVTVTVAPIDSSPLVSLHDTELPAYEYRSPEAVIESIDEPSASNLPPGVLAEHVADDDDDVDFVHREWAAGGNNGGNARLSGMDVDLDSSTFVPAIPERPQIGPGVLARRWLEGIHPHHVYQPIITELPKPPLPKTPSRQPTLSDETAGSPPSAGAGGAEPPAPSPTVAPLTLDDVFAALPGGKEHHHEWYFCPDCWGWLHVTMGSGDIPGILDMEEWEKKAEFGSQLDREKSRTGRLAQLSRLKDIATSRSVPVKNQHHFHSFYNLILPTAERRIDRVQPEGYKDAFSHLDLSYGAPPAELVEFKDFSNNAALWVSCSSDAWVFIDQGPFPGQIPVGLVQEFTAEKKENPNVGVDRYQSVVDAWSLIITLLQNPLFRGNRGWVKLENKTFSSKIGASLRSSHLLERVGFGCKLEDEGYRVGPFAQGDLITDEHVAQMSAYMARTWVEVTLWLQHYQRLNGLGLSSEWIRSKTLGEDLDRLLHVSKLPQKSLPYSGDLYQALGTLGASIHDVPSTIEDGYDLQVSDDAQRTPYYLGALERVAKAPGPGSDTLQIRVATERSMDRYTDEDIDEAYSLIGCTPEHCSTIMVEREEMPVEHLLDLHRTAMSSASDSRRPDISRALFIIGKDRGNDMMVQLGKNGGSYLSLDQAYREFNLSRDIPIDDEMLIMTYDGWISDRPSRADHYRMALSIIANAPGEERPVLQAYLSGKDISEFQGPVRRDLPAGLRNIGNTCYLNSVLQFLYTVKPVRDAVTNFEQSLISMTGDDEDSAKNKEKLLKVQSSQRFVRHLKDLFNEMYTTDRTAVVPQEELARLAILPIDLVGERAPASAPKGRVTIDSLPTVLSPISSNAATAAGDSGPPTPQSIDYSPPSSPPPGARPLVETPDRRTSVLGKRASQDRESAFGGSEERLRRLTDDRSDMIELDSPTEATVSPPETNEDVEMVPISRSSTTDLGIPSGLSTLELTSPMTEEPPTPLTALPTRAATGIATPEDSPPHVPAPLPAPAAAPQRKAPPPLPPRRPSMALVAAEKFGLQQDAAEILINVLAQLEYAFDRQSDDQGHELPNLIQSLFSSKFQQQMSLESTDGSPPQTNEPVESVFVHPIIGVEEDGKDLYDCLSELYLGGAEIEYEGKKGFKMDLIDELPPLLYIQMRRSQYDPIKRAQTKTNTHIPFGRKLIMDRFLASADPAKRQRSITLTREMMQMRARRHELKNHKPMAIAETFRFVREALSTDAAKAILASTDDSAVTPDLLEALGLEASAADEEIANIEARLPEAKEELERLWANDNTTEYELVSVFVHGGTGTGGHYWTYQADLPRDGDKYFYYSDEVVKDVPATDVFSDKSAQGVSPALLCYVRKDRSLVDTLHRAAAPAEGEAVAKAAETASTGGW